A stretch of Azospirillum brasilense DNA encodes these proteins:
- a CDS encoding MFS transporter — MNVWLLPLIAMAAVQAFVGLCLFAIPVIAPQAAPDLGVDPGLLGLYTAVVFTAAIPASLGAGGLIARWGAIRTCQACLLAAAGAALLSASALPIAFLLGALALGFAFGPETPASTQLLSRLTPPEKRPLVFSLRQTGNQFGGMAAGFAVPLLVLSVGWQASLLVVAGATAVLALVLEPLARRHDGDDRAAPRPAGRGTLKRALDLVAGEPALRRLAMAVCAFSAMQLCLNGFLVSFAVTGLGWSLPLAGTALAVAQGAGLVGRVGWGLVATRWAPPRVILAGLGVAMSVAAALVAIASPGWPVPAFLGVCAAFGLSASGWNGLFVSEVARLAPTGRAGEATGGMLAIAYAGLVIGPALFSLLVAGGFGYSAGYLAAAAAALAGAAALVIPLPPAPTPDLSTAAKDTPCA, encoded by the coding sequence ATGAACGTCTGGTTGCTGCCTCTGATCGCCATGGCGGCGGTTCAGGCGTTCGTCGGGCTGTGTCTCTTCGCCATTCCGGTGATCGCGCCGCAGGCGGCGCCCGACCTGGGGGTCGATCCGGGGCTTCTCGGCCTTTATACCGCGGTCGTCTTCACCGCCGCCATCCCCGCGTCGCTGGGGGCGGGCGGGCTGATCGCGCGTTGGGGGGCGATCCGCACCTGCCAGGCCTGCCTGCTCGCCGCCGCAGGAGCCGCGCTGCTGTCGGCCAGCGCCCTTCCCATCGCCTTCCTGCTGGGGGCGCTGGCGCTGGGCTTCGCCTTCGGGCCGGAAACGCCGGCCAGCACGCAGCTGCTGTCTCGGCTGACCCCGCCGGAGAAGCGCCCGCTGGTCTTCTCGCTGCGCCAGACCGGCAACCAGTTCGGCGGCATGGCCGCGGGATTTGCCGTGCCGCTGCTGGTCCTGTCCGTCGGCTGGCAGGCCAGCCTGCTGGTCGTGGCGGGCGCCACCGCCGTCCTGGCGCTCGTCCTGGAGCCGCTGGCCCGCCGTCACGACGGCGACGACCGCGCCGCCCCCCGCCCCGCCGGGCGCGGCACGTTGAAGCGCGCGCTCGATCTGGTCGCCGGGGAACCGGCGCTGCGCCGGCTGGCCATGGCGGTCTGCGCCTTCTCGGCCATGCAGCTTTGCCTAAACGGCTTCCTGGTCAGCTTCGCGGTGACCGGCCTGGGCTGGAGCCTGCCGCTGGCAGGCACGGCGCTGGCGGTGGCGCAGGGCGCCGGGCTGGTGGGGCGCGTCGGCTGGGGCCTCGTGGCGACGCGCTGGGCGCCGCCCCGCGTCATCCTTGCCGGGCTGGGCGTCGCCATGAGCGTGGCCGCCGCCCTCGTCGCCATCGCCTCCCCCGGCTGGCCGGTGCCCGCCTTCCTGGGCGTCTGCGCCGCCTTCGGCCTGTCGGCGAGCGGCTGGAACGGCCTGTTCGTTTCGGAAGTCGCCCGTCTCGCCCCGACGGGCCGGGCGGGCGAGGCGACGGGCGGCATGCTCGCCATCGCCTACGCCGGGCTGGTCATCGGGCCGGCGCTGTTCAGCCTGCTGGTCGCCGGGGGCTTCGGCTATTCCGCCGGCTATCTGGCCGCCGCCGCCGCCGCGCTGGCCGGCGCCGCGGCGCTGGTCATTCCCCTGCCGCCGGCCCCCACCCCGGACCTTTCAACCGCTGCCAAGGACACCCCATGCGCATGA
- a CDS encoding amidase → MRMISARRIAEQVAARAVSAVALYDNLLERIATENPRLNAIVHLDPEAGRAEARAADERATRGEALPLLGVPFTVKDNIWVRGQPVRQGSRLFEDFVAPEDAVAVARLRAAGAVFAGITNCSEFACKGVTTNRLHGPTRNPWDVALTPGGSSGGAASAVAAGLAPLALCTDGGGSTRRPAAHVGVVGMKPSAGVVPHPVGFAEPVFGNSVIGQMARSVADVALMLDTLTGPDPRDPQSVAVSGSFARAAANPEPAGLRIAYSRRLGLDAPVDPEVAACVERAVHRLADAGAIVEEADPVWPEGAGESGLMPLQFAGLAALYGERFRAAPALFDPDIGQQIDAGLRTSGAEVARALHLREEAYRALAALFTRYDLLVCPTTPVTAWPFDRLGPATIDGRPVTPRGHAVFTPLFNHCYAPACSVPCGLTESGGLPVGLQIAGPRLSDAAVLRLAAVVEATCGYTGLVA, encoded by the coding sequence ATGCGCATGATAAGCGCCCGCCGGATCGCCGAACAGGTCGCCGCCCGCGCGGTCAGCGCCGTCGCCCTCTACGACAATTTGCTGGAGCGGATCGCGACTGAGAATCCGCGGCTGAACGCCATCGTCCATCTCGACCCGGAGGCCGGGCGGGCGGAGGCGCGGGCCGCCGACGAACGTGCCACGCGGGGCGAGGCGCTGCCCCTGCTCGGCGTGCCCTTCACGGTGAAGGACAACATCTGGGTGCGCGGACAGCCGGTCCGCCAGGGATCGCGGCTGTTCGAGGACTTCGTAGCGCCGGAGGACGCGGTAGCGGTGGCCCGGCTGCGCGCCGCGGGCGCCGTCTTCGCGGGAATCACCAACTGCTCGGAATTCGCCTGCAAGGGGGTCACGACCAATCGCCTGCACGGCCCGACCCGGAATCCCTGGGACGTGGCGCTGACGCCCGGCGGCTCCTCCGGCGGGGCGGCCAGCGCGGTTGCGGCGGGCTTGGCGCCGCTGGCGCTCTGCACGGACGGTGGCGGCTCCACCCGCCGGCCGGCGGCTCATGTCGGGGTGGTCGGCATGAAGCCGTCGGCCGGAGTAGTCCCCCACCCGGTCGGCTTTGCCGAGCCGGTGTTCGGCAACTCGGTGATCGGCCAGATGGCCCGCTCGGTCGCCGACGTGGCGCTGATGCTCGACACGCTGACCGGGCCGGACCCGCGCGACCCACAATCGGTGGCGGTGTCCGGCTCCTTCGCCCGCGCCGCCGCCAACCCCGAGCCGGCGGGCCTGCGCATCGCCTACAGCCGGCGGCTGGGGCTGGACGCCCCGGTCGATCCGGAGGTCGCCGCCTGCGTGGAGCGCGCCGTCCACCGCCTCGCCGACGCCGGGGCCATCGTGGAGGAGGCCGACCCGGTCTGGCCCGAGGGAGCCGGGGAAAGCGGCCTGATGCCCCTCCAGTTCGCCGGCCTCGCCGCGCTCTACGGCGAACGCTTCCGCGCCGCACCGGCGCTGTTCGACCCTGACATCGGACAGCAGATCGACGCCGGGCTGCGCACCAGCGGCGCGGAGGTCGCCCGCGCCCTGCATCTGCGGGAGGAGGCCTACCGCGCACTGGCCGCCCTCTTCACACGATACGACCTGCTGGTCTGCCCGACGACTCCGGTCACCGCATGGCCGTTCGACCGGCTCGGCCCCGCCACCATCGACGGGCGTCCGGTGACGCCGCGCGGCCACGCGGTCTTCACGCCTCTGTTCAATCACTGCTACGCGCCGGCCTGCTCGGTCCCCTGCGGGCTGACGGAGAGCGGCGGGCTTCCGGTTGGGCTGCAGATCGCCGGCCCGCGCCTGTCCGACGCGGCGGTGCTGCGGCTGGCCGCCGTGGTGGAAGCCACCTGCGGTTACACTGGCCTTGTAGCGTGA